One Prunus dulcis chromosome 8, ALMONDv2, whole genome shotgun sequence DNA window includes the following coding sequences:
- the LOC117637763 gene encoding uncharacterized protein LOC117637763 — MSAKRSRIVHSSSSGDTGLLPPRSAESSDSWLRVRTAFGNGAKALKPSPEAVQSPPSVLTMSSPEIVTMGREAQVDKFLDHCYFCRRRLPHNEDVFMCGPFRAFCSPECRDQQVDLDKIAEQPQQVPVQPVRTMYSMTNNVNGSKATS, encoded by the exons ATGTCCGCCAAACGCTCCCGCATTGTTCACTCGTCGAGCTCCGGCGACACCGGCCTCCTTCCGCCGCGGTCGGCCGAGTCCTCCGATTCCTGGCTCCGCGTCCGTACGGCTTTCGGTAATGGCGCGAAGGCTCTGAAGCCGTCGCCGGAGGCTGTGCAGTCTCCGCCGTCGGTTCTGACGATGTCGTCGCCGGAGATTGTGACGATGGGACGCGAGGCGCAGGTCGATAAGTTCCTTGACCACTGCTACTTTTGTCGCCGGAGGCTCCCTCACAATGAGGACGTGTTCATGTGCGG CCCCTTTCGTGCATTTTGTTCCCCAGAGTGCCGTGACCAACAAGTTGACCTGGACAAGATAGCAGAGCAACCACAGCAAGTACCTGTTCAACCAGTTAGAACAATGTACAGCATGACCAACAATGTCAATGGATCGAAAGCAACTAGTTAG